The following coding sequences lie in one Mercenaria mercenaria strain notata chromosome 5, MADL_Memer_1, whole genome shotgun sequence genomic window:
- the LOC128557414 gene encoding C-type lectin mannose-binding isoform-like, with the protein MWCSLVLFGVIIGTVCTADSINTLFLHDLPDVGRAICPPWYSSNNGRCYRYFSTKRSWNNARAYCRSMNSGDLLSIHTYSLKYNVWRHTEQTEDGELWVGAYSGYTWLDGTGIPWGWYLEGEPNSDKENCVEVWASGGSRGTGLNDEECKYEQEFACQADGQ; encoded by the exons ATGTGGTGTTCATTGGTTCTGTTTGGAGTTATAATCGGGACCGTTTGTACTG cTGACAGTATTAACACGCTGTTTCTCCATGATTTACCTGATGTAGGAC GTGCAATTTGTCCACCTTGGTATTCTTCTAATAACGGACGATGTTATCGATACTTCTCTACAAAACGTTCCTGGAACAATGCAAGAGCTTATTGCAGGTCAATGAACAGTGGGGACTTGCTTAGTATCCATACATATTCTCTGAAATATAATGTATGGAGACACACTGAGCAGACTGAAGACG GAGAGTTATGGGTTGGGGCGTATAGCGGATACACATGGTTGGACGGAACAGGAATACCATGGGGCTGGTATTTAGAGGGTGAACCGAATTCTGACAAGGAAAATTGTGTAGAG GTATGGGCTTCTGGAGGTAGCCGTGGAACAGGTCTTAATGACGAAGAGTGTAAATATGAACAGGAGTTTGCGTGTCAGGCCGACGGTCAGTAA